A genomic window from Brachyspira sp. SAP_772 includes:
- the dnaB gene encoding replicative DNA helicase — translation MNNTPCSIEAEESLLGAMLQNSQAISAAISKIVSKDFYSERNRLLYECILEMHNRGIAVNAETTLRYLKENGLFDKIIQNDEVYLNKIIDGSPFHQNAKYYADIIAEKSLLRDLITATQDIQNSAYEAKDSETKEVADFAEKRIFEVTQRRLDNDFIHIRDLLYEALTTIENRKKHKGTVTGVPSGFIGLDKVTHGFQPSDLIILAARPSVGKTSFALNIVEHVITNIESMNYGIGFFSLEMSSMQLVERLIASKARISLSRVRSGDLERPEWTKLGQTFNSLSQANLLIDDSSQLTIMEIRGKARQMKYKFAEIAKTTGKPIDLKLIVVDYLQLIHSNANTRRNGTREQEIADISRGLKALAKELNVPVIALAQLSRAVEQRQDKPRLSDLRESGSIEQDADIVMFLHRQKPNKEDKDEEVIDERNNQVEVILAKHRNGAILEGLPLNFIADQTRFENINVNNN, via the coding sequence ATGAATAATACTCCATGCTCCATAGAGGCTGAAGAGTCTCTACTTGGAGCGATGCTTCAAAACTCTCAGGCCATATCTGCAGCAATTTCTAAAATAGTATCAAAAGATTTTTATAGTGAAAGAAATAGATTACTTTATGAATGTATTCTCGAAATGCATAATAGAGGAATTGCTGTTAATGCTGAAACTACTTTAAGGTATCTTAAAGAAAATGGTCTTTTCGATAAAATAATTCAAAATGATGAAGTATATTTAAACAAGATAATAGACGGAAGTCCTTTTCATCAAAATGCCAAATATTATGCAGATATCATAGCTGAAAAATCTTTATTAAGAGATTTAATAACAGCCACTCAAGATATACAAAACTCAGCCTACGAAGCTAAAGACTCTGAAACTAAAGAAGTTGCAGATTTTGCAGAAAAAAGAATATTTGAAGTTACTCAAAGAAGACTTGATAATGACTTTATACATATAAGAGATTTGCTTTATGAAGCATTAACCACAATAGAAAATAGAAAAAAACATAAAGGCACTGTTACTGGCGTGCCTTCTGGTTTTATTGGGCTTGATAAGGTTACACATGGTTTTCAACCTTCAGATTTAATTATACTTGCTGCTCGTCCTTCAGTTGGTAAAACTAGCTTTGCTCTAAATATAGTAGAGCATGTTATCACTAATATTGAATCTATGAATTATGGTATAGGCTTTTTCTCTTTAGAAATGAGTAGTATGCAGCTTGTAGAGAGGCTTATTGCTAGTAAGGCAAGGATTAGTTTATCTCGTGTAAGGTCTGGAGATTTGGAGAGACCAGAGTGGACTAAATTAGGGCAGACTTTTAATAGCTTATCGCAGGCTAATTTATTAATAGATGATTCCAGCCAATTAACTATTATGGAGATAAGAGGTAAAGCTAGGCAGATGAAATATAAATTTGCTGAAATAGCTAAAACCACAGGAAAACCAATAGATTTAAAATTAATAGTAGTTGATTATTTACAGCTTATTCATTCTAATGCAAACACTAGAAGAAATGGTACAAGAGAACAAGAGATTGCAGATATATCAAGAGGACTTAAAGCATTAGCAAAAGAGTTAAATGTGCCTGTTATAGCATTAGCACAGTTATCAAGGGCAGTTGAACAAAGACAAGATAAACCAAGGCTTTCTGATTTGCGTGAGTCTGGTTCTATAGAGCAAGATGCTGATATTGTTATGTTTCTTCATAGACAAAAGCCAAACAAAGAAGATAAAGATGAAGAAGTGATTGATGAGAGAAATAATCAAGTTGAAGTAATACTTGCAAAACACAGAAATGGTGCTATACTTGAAGGGTTACCTCTTAATTTTATTGCTGATCAGACTAGATTTGAAAATATTAATGTTAATAATAATTAA
- the rplI gene encoding 50S ribosomal protein L9, producing the protein MEIILKKDFISLGYEGDICKVKNGYARNFLIPRGIAVVKNAANLKTLAQMQKSLEKKRAKRKMEAEILKGKIVDISVVIPAKVADNGKLYGSVSQQTIVDALKEKEIDINKRDVHMEKHIKELGEYDVEIKLYHSVNANIKIKVVNIDNVDSINTVEANTENTEVANTTEENN; encoded by the coding sequence ATGGAAATCATCTTAAAGAAAGATTTTATATCACTTGGCTATGAAGGCGATATATGTAAAGTAAAAAATGGTTATGCAAGAAATTTCCTTATACCAAGAGGAATAGCTGTAGTAAAAAATGCTGCTAATTTAAAAACTTTAGCTCAAATGCAAAAAAGCTTAGAGAAAAAAAGAGCCAAAAGAAAAATGGAAGCAGAAATACTTAAAGGAAAAATTGTTGATATAAGTGTTGTAATACCTGCTAAAGTTGCTGATAATGGTAAATTATATGGTTCTGTTAGTCAACAGACAATAGTTGATGCTTTAAAAGAAAAAGAGATAGATATCAATAAACGCGATGTTCATATGGAAAAACATATTAAAGAACTTGGCGAATATGATGTTGAAATAAAATTATATCACAGTGTTAATGCTAATATCAAAATTAAAGTTGTTAATATTGACAACGTTGATAGCATTAATACTGTTGAAGCTAATACAGAAAATACTGAAGTTGCTAATACAACAGAAGAAAATAATTAA
- a CDS encoding M23 family metallopeptidase translates to MIKKSFFVLIFILFIQAIVFARIPIDENKIRITSTFGEFRTDHFHNGVDFGGNRMPIYPIADGEIVHYSDFDEDPTRPVYGVGNTLIVEHSEGIRSYYYHIDDGSIEKNYAKVTENDILALTGNTGRSGGAHLHLTIEDMRKGLVIDPLAYLDMNKGSDQSPLIHGIYLRTENRLIQIKDNMSIRYNDEIRLFVKAYDLLGSIPMGLKRVKIYMNDDLLRDYDFTYFIKQNNVYYISPNYRFEDVYGVDSHYYRGGTFIPKRGKYVFRAEVTDFDDKSVVLTRSVNFH, encoded by the coding sequence ATGATAAAAAAAAGTTTTTTTGTTTTAATATTTATTTTATTTATTCAAGCAATAGTTTTTGCTAGGATTCCTATTGATGAAAATAAGATTAGGATAACAAGTACATTTGGTGAGTTTAGAACAGACCATTTTCATAATGGGGTAGATTTTGGAGGAAATAGAATGCCTATATATCCTATAGCAGATGGGGAGATAGTGCATTATTCTGATTTTGATGAAGACCCTACAAGACCAGTATATGGAGTAGGCAATACTCTAATAGTAGAGCATTCTGAAGGCATTAGAAGTTATTATTATCATATAGATGATGGAAGCATAGAGAAAAATTATGCCAAAGTTACAGAAAATGATATTCTTGCTTTAACAGGCAATACTGGACGTTCTGGTGGTGCTCATTTGCATCTTACAATAGAAGACATGAGGAAAGGGCTTGTTATAGACCCTCTTGCTTATCTTGATATGAATAAAGGCTCTGATCAATCTCCTCTCATACATGGTATATATTTAAGAACAGAAAATAGATTGATACAGATAAAAGATAATATGTCTATAAGGTATAATGATGAGATAAGATTATTTGTTAAGGCTTATGATTTACTTGGAAGTATTCCTATGGGGCTTAAGAGGGTAAAAATATATATGAATGATGATTTGCTTAGAGATTATGATTTTACTTATTTTATCAAGCAGAATAATGTTTATTATATATCACCAAATTATAGGTTTGAAGATGTTTATGGGGTTGATTCTCATTATTATAGGGGAGGCACTTTTATACCTAAGCGAGGCAAATATGTTTTTAGAGCTGAGGTTACAGATTTTGATGATAAGAGTGTAGTGCTTACTAGGAGTGTGAATTTTCACTAG
- a CDS encoding M23 family metallopeptidase translates to MKNYIVFFVFLLSLSLYSQYDLKYAGKIEVLRDGKNTSFSNKVYDGDTIKTSKNAFAEIKIKNKYYYLSDSTSISIKDGGEINLVNGVYYTRANQFDSINDFKNYDKDLKVYVDPYPFYAGKVSTIYVTSKDDVKIKNAKLMGSARPIVKFFELEDASDNMKVYKSVFGIYVGSQDKKYQFQSNVELKDKTIATVALDIDLDFTPPPPKPKQIPGVTSTMKNIISNPQKSKEERELLNGKIYISYTPTNYADSVYIMPAQGRYSSAFGAFRGYTKDYARYHQGFDIANTNGTPIIAANNGVVRVSRELFVRGNCVVIDHGQGVYSSYFHMSKLIAKEGQYVKKGDIIGLIGSTGMSTGPHCHWEMRAGNMTFDPLSILDKPTKFNVKVLTELK, encoded by the coding sequence ATGAAAAATTATATAGTGTTTTTTGTTTTTTTATTATCTTTATCATTATATTCTCAGTATGATTTGAAATATGCTGGAAAGATAGAAGTTTTGAGAGATGGTAAAAATACTAGTTTTAGCAATAAAGTTTATGATGGAGACACTATTAAAACTTCAAAAAATGCTTTTGCTGAGATAAAAATAAAAAATAAATATTATTATTTATCAGACAGTACATCTATTTCTATAAAAGACGGAGGAGAGATTAATTTAGTTAATGGTGTTTATTATACTAGAGCTAATCAATTTGACTCTATCAATGATTTTAAAAATTATGACAAAGATTTAAAAGTTTATGTTGATCCTTATCCGTTTTATGCTGGTAAAGTTTCTACTATTTATGTAACTTCCAAAGATGATGTAAAAATAAAAAATGCAAAACTTATGGGAAGTGCAAGACCTATAGTAAAATTTTTTGAATTAGAAGATGCAAGTGATAATATGAAAGTTTATAAGAGTGTGTTTGGAATATATGTAGGCTCTCAAGATAAGAAATATCAGTTTCAATCAAATGTTGAACTTAAAGATAAAACTATAGCTACAGTGGCTTTAGATATTGATTTAGATTTTACGCCTCCTCCTCCAAAACCTAAACAGATACCGGGCGTTACAAGTACTATGAAAAATATTATAAGTAACCCTCAAAAATCCAAAGAAGAAAGAGAGCTTCTTAACGGAAAAATTTATATAAGCTATACACCAACAAATTATGCAGACAGTGTTTATATAATGCCTGCACAAGGAAGATATTCTTCTGCATTTGGTGCTTTTAGAGGATATACTAAAGATTATGCTAGATACCATCAAGGCTTTGATATTGCAAACACCAACGGTACTCCAATAATTGCTGCTAACAATGGAGTTGTTAGAGTATCTAGAGAATTATTTGTAAGAGGAAATTGCGTTGTTATAGATCATGGACAGGGTGTTTACAGCAGTTATTTTCACATGTCTAAGCTTATAGCTAAAGAGGGGCAGTATGTAAAAAAAGGTGATATTATTGGGCTTATAGGTTCTACTGGTATGTCTACAGGGCCTCATTGCCATTGGGAGATGAGAGCAGGGAACATGACTTTTGACCCTTTGAGTATATTAGATAAGCCTACTAAATTTAATGTAAAAGTTTTAACGGAGTTAAAGTAA
- a CDS encoding lipopolysaccharide assembly protein LapB, which yields MSIGSGKVELEEGIKLFRNENYKEAIESLEKIFAENNDVESGYHLALSYAQMQDYDKTLEVFDKILRRLDNPLRMMQAHVIVGYIYAIREMYDLAEFELLDALSYDIENTQIYSVLGYVYYKKKNSRKAIEYLRKALALDGESPNARNSLGFILVDSDINIDEGIEEIKKALQKDPSNPAYLDSLGWAYFKKKDITNAKNYLTKAFEMAPSNKDIKEHLLQLDNYKM from the coding sequence ATGAGTATAGGTTCTGGAAAAGTAGAATTAGAAGAGGGTATAAAACTATTTAGAAACGAGAACTATAAAGAGGCAATAGAGTCTTTAGAAAAGATATTTGCTGAAAACAATGATGTAGAATCTGGATACCACCTTGCTTTATCTTATGCTCAGATGCAAGATTATGATAAGACACTTGAAGTTTTTGATAAGATTTTAAGAAGACTTGATAATCCTCTTAGAATGATGCAGGCACATGTTATTGTTGGTTATATATATGCTATTAGAGAAATGTATGATTTGGCTGAGTTTGAACTTCTTGATGCTTTATCTTATGATATAGAAAATACTCAAATTTATTCTGTGCTTGGGTATGTTTATTACAAGAAAAAAAATTCTAGAAAAGCTATAGAGTATTTAAGAAAGGCTCTCGCTTTAGATGGAGAAAGTCCAAATGCTAGAAACTCATTAGGGTTTATATTGGTTGATAGTGATATTAATATAGATGAAGGAATAGAAGAGATAAAAAAAGCATTACAGAAAGATCCTTCCAATCCTGCATATTTAGATTCTTTAGGCTGGGCTTATTTTAAGAAAAAAGATATTACTAATGCTAAAAATTATCTTACTAAAGCATTTGAGATGGCTCCTTCTAATAAAGATATAAAAGAACATCTTTTGCAGCTTGACAATTATAAGATGTAA
- a CDS encoding ParA family protein: protein MSKIISIVNQKGGVGKTTTAVNLSSIVASMGYKTLLIDIDPQANACLGIGVTRDKMEYGIYDILIGEADIEQVIIKTYQENLYLIPSDSDLVGAQIELVSEIGREYKLKKALENIRNDYDYIFIDCPPTLGILTLNALTACDSVLIPIQCEFYALDGVGELNNTISLVKENLNQNLDIEGVLLTMYDGRTNLSNDVVREVVNYFKDKTYKTMIPRNVRLSEAPSYGKAITDYDKECIGARSYKEFAKEFIERAK, encoded by the coding sequence ATGTCTAAAATTATATCAATAGTAAATCAAAAAGGCGGCGTTGGCAAAACAACAACAGCTGTTAATTTAAGTTCTATAGTAGCATCTATGGGATATAAAACTTTATTAATCGATATAGACCCGCAAGCTAATGCCTGTTTGGGTATAGGTGTTACAAGAGATAAAATGGAATATGGCATATACGACATTTTAATCGGAGAAGCTGATATAGAACAAGTAATAATAAAAACATATCAAGAAAATCTTTATCTCATACCATCAGATTCTGATTTAGTAGGTGCTCAAATAGAATTAGTAAGTGAAATAGGAAGAGAATACAAATTAAAAAAAGCTTTAGAAAATATAAGAAATGATTATGATTATATATTTATTGATTGTCCTCCTACTTTAGGTATTCTCACTTTAAATGCTCTCACTGCATGTGATTCTGTACTTATACCAATACAATGCGAGTTTTATGCTTTAGACGGAGTTGGCGAACTTAATAATACTATATCTTTAGTGAAAGAAAATTTAAACCAAAATCTAGATATAGAAGGCGTATTATTAACAATGTATGACGGAAGAACTAATCTTAGCAATGATGTTGTTAGAGAGGTTGTCAATTATTTTAAAGATAAAACTTATAAGACTATGATACCTAGAAATGTGCGTTTGAGTGAGGCTCCATCTTATGGAAAAGCTATTACTGATTATGATAAAGAATGTATTGGTGCTAGGAGCTATAAAGAGTTTGCAAAAGAGTTTATAGAAAGGGCTAAATAA
- a CDS encoding GNAT family N-acetyltransferase: MNDIVLENLKEEDICMFKNKLQESFIFGAKKYFEENISNKIPQEKVIDEVLNLEGVHSYHLVLNNEKIGGAIVEINNETNNNKLHFFFIYPEHQNKKIGYLSWKAIENKYPNTKTWTCYTPYFNKHNINFYINKCGFYIVAFYNQYNKLEGMDGGPKEFFKFEKAVNN, translated from the coding sequence ATGAATGATATTGTTTTGGAAAATTTAAAAGAAGAAGATATTTGTATGTTTAAAAATAAATTACAGGAATCTTTTATATTTGGTGCCAAAAAGTATTTTGAAGAAAATATATCAAATAAAATTCCTCAAGAGAAAGTTATTGATGAAGTATTAAATTTAGAAGGAGTACATTCTTATCATTTAGTTCTTAATAATGAAAAAATTGGAGGAGCTATAGTAGAAATAAATAATGAAACTAATAATAATAAACTTCATTTCTTTTTTATATATCCAGAACACCAAAATAAAAAAATAGGATATTTATCTTGGAAAGCTATAGAAAATAAATATCCAAATACAAAAACTTGGACATGTTATACTCCATATTTTAACAAACATAATATTAATTTTTATATAAATAAATGCGGTTTTTATATAGTTGCTTTTTATAATCAATATAATAAACTTGAAGGAATGGATGGCGGTCCTAAAGAGTTTTTTAAATTTGAAAAAGCTGTAAATAACTAA
- a CDS encoding ParB/RepB/Spo0J family partition protein has protein sequence MSRKGGLGGQGMNALIKSTDKEIKKAVEEAEKNGILEIDISLIDVNPDQPRKVFNEEEIKGLAESIKENGLINPVTLREKDGKYQIISGERRFRAFKYLNKDKVPALVLKNIPDSKMLELTLVENIQRADLNAIEIARSYKKLIYDLNIKQEELANRVGKSRSTISNSMRILELNENIQNLILENKLTEGHARTILSFSDNDEERDLFAKEIIEKGYSVRECEKIVKEKKEVVKDNNDTQNQNVKKEHKKDPNIKKLENDLEKIFSTKVNVIDKEGKEGKIIIEYYSADDLSRIMDILDNVHNINTNSIKHTIEY, from the coding sequence ATGAGCAGAAAAGGCGGACTTGGCGGTCAGGGTATGAATGCCTTAATAAAATCTACCGATAAAGAAATAAAAAAAGCTGTTGAAGAAGCTGAAAAAAATGGAATATTAGAAATAGATATATCACTTATAGATGTTAATCCAGATCAGCCTAGAAAGGTTTTTAATGAAGAAGAAATTAAAGGGCTTGCTGAATCTATAAAAGAAAATGGGCTTATAAACCCTGTTACATTAAGAGAAAAAGATGGGAAATATCAAATAATATCTGGGGAGAGAAGATTTAGAGCATTTAAATATCTAAATAAAGATAAAGTACCAGCATTAGTATTAAAAAATATACCAGACTCCAAAATGCTCGAACTTACACTTGTAGAAAATATTCAAAGAGCAGATTTAAACGCAATAGAAATAGCAAGAAGCTACAAAAAATTAATATATGATTTAAATATCAAACAAGAAGAATTGGCTAATAGAGTTGGTAAAAGCAGAAGCACTATTTCAAACTCTATGAGAATATTAGAGTTAAATGAAAATATACAAAACTTAATATTAGAAAACAAACTTACAGAAGGACATGCTAGAACAATACTTTCTTTTAGTGACAATGATGAAGAGAGAGATTTATTTGCAAAAGAAATAATAGAAAAAGGATATTCTGTAAGAGAATGTGAAAAAATAGTAAAAGAAAAAAAAGAAGTAGTAAAAGATAATAATGATACTCAAAATCAAAATGTAAAAAAAGAACATAAAAAAGACCCTAATATAAAAAAATTAGAAAATGATTTGGAGAAAATATTTTCTACAAAAGTTAATGTAATAGATAAAGAAGGCAAAGAAGGTAAAATTATAATAGAATATTATAGTGCTGATGATTTATCTAGAATAATGGATATACTCGATAATGTTCATAATATTAATACCAACTCTATTAAGCATACTATAGAATATTAG
- a CDS encoding DUF4384 domain-containing protein, whose protein sequence is MKLKVLIILLLNIFCLYSREQLKISIVDLNYELKNNSPLRKDIVRTLNRFAYLKHPYTITVDRAKKRLFKTDELTLEQGLTVASNLKVNVAIIMDSELKLKNTNNISTNNLATNNITNILLTNENIQSYSNEISNALDKINDSEKKELNDIIEEKLGDPSNTNNTATNQYELFYNFTVIDITKNETLKEYKSIASNQANSKVNEIGTYLEFYFAKSLLDSITNENSDINLNFEIERITSSNESIIIKNSGEIIENETFKIKFNSTEDGYLYILALQNDGNIILMHPNDFNNYVENNNVQKNNIDSNIEYTIPPEDSIFKMVVSAPFGLDSFYAIFLKNEAIWLEEQYFSGEGFKSGNKTRLAEMVTKLKSSLKLKLSNDWQISKIYITSKPEIQ, encoded by the coding sequence TTGAAATTAAAAGTTCTAATTATATTGCTGTTAAATATATTTTGTTTATATTCAAGAGAACAATTAAAAATATCTATAGTAGATTTGAACTATGAATTAAAAAATAACTCTCCTTTAAGAAAAGATATTGTAAGAACACTAAATCGTTTTGCCTACCTAAAACACCCCTACACTATCACAGTAGATAGAGCTAAAAAACGCTTATTCAAAACAGATGAATTAACATTAGAGCAGGGGCTCACTGTAGCATCAAATTTAAAAGTGAATGTTGCAATTATAATGGACAGCGAACTAAAACTAAAAAATACTAATAATATATCAACTAATAATTTAGCTACAAACAATATAACAAATATATTACTAACAAATGAAAATATTCAATCTTACTCTAATGAAATATCAAATGCATTAGATAAAATAAATGATTCAGAAAAAAAAGAATTAAATGATATAATAGAAGAAAAATTAGGAGACCCTTCAAACACTAATAACACAGCAACAAATCAGTATGAACTTTTTTATAACTTCACAGTAATAGATATAACAAAAAATGAAACTCTAAAAGAATATAAGTCTATAGCATCAAATCAGGCTAATTCTAAAGTTAATGAAATTGGAACTTATTTAGAATTTTATTTTGCCAAAAGCTTATTAGATTCCATTACCAATGAAAATAGTGATATTAATTTAAACTTTGAAATAGAGAGAATTACATCAAGCAATGAAAGTATTATTATAAAAAATAGCGGTGAAATAATAGAAAATGAAACATTTAAAATAAAATTTAATTCAACAGAGGATGGTTATTTATATATATTAGCCTTACAAAATGACGGCAATATTATCTTAATGCATCCTAATGATTTTAATAATTATGTAGAAAACAATAATGTTCAAAAAAACAATATTGATTCTAATATAGAATATACCATTCCTCCAGAAGATTCTATTTTTAAAATGGTTGTTTCTGCTCCGTTTGGTTTGGATAGTTTTTACGCTATATTTTTGAAAAATGAAGCTATATGGTTAGAAGAGCAATATTTTAGCGGAGAAGGGTTTAAATCTGGAAATAAAACTAGACTTGCTGAAATGGTGACAAAATTAAAATCTTCTCTCAAATTAAAACTTTCTAATGATTGGCAAATATCTAAAATATATATTACTTCTAAACCAGAAATTCAATAA
- a CDS encoding methyl-accepting chemotaxis protein has protein sequence MKKGLMFKFILTFSIFLFTSFILIYIIYKPIYINKFLKEKHFQTLNLKNITEGQINEIKNTVNTVVNNLEANPNIETIGNFFTNIAKSHTGYLNVYYGETVPYSQGGIFINTLTEYDRSYDQTSRDWYKSAVLTNDVYISEPYIDFIVNELTVTFSKAAYTNNSLVGVFAIDFTDINGIVENAKSNFDGECNIVSKEGIYITHDDKNYLLNKDNNLFTDPLFTDFKDNFSSHFNEIKIYKNQWYSIQTLSNAPWIIVFKGDARSINIQFHLIMLIILLIMIALIIIEALLISKVIKPLNHSIEIIDLMKEGNFNSNFNKKDLALKDESGHLTNSLNDMQDKISQIVYGIKSHMDGIKNSTAQISDGIYNLSDRTSSQAAAIEEITSSIESLFNSISETSKHSNLAKDMGIKVADYSKSGVEAVNKISNNMYDISSSSKEISNITKLIQDIALQTNILALNAAVEAARAGEQGKGFAVVALEIRNLANNVNEAAGNITNIIEKTLSKIDVGYESVTHSLEILSKIENSANEVSNILLEVYNSVSTEENSVKEINLAMNELNTITQENSQLVHQSSILGKEVADDTLNVHNKLEYFKLKP, from the coding sequence ATGAAAAAAGGTTTAATGTTTAAGTTTATTTTAACTTTTTCAATATTTTTATTTACATCATTTATATTAATATATATTATTTATAAACCAATATATATAAATAAATTTTTAAAAGAAAAACATTTTCAAACCCTAAACTTAAAAAATATAACTGAAGGACAAATTAACGAAATAAAAAACACAGTAAACACAGTAGTAAATAACCTCGAAGCAAACCCTAATATAGAAACCATAGGAAACTTTTTTACCAATATTGCTAAATCACATACAGGTTATTTAAATGTATATTATGGTGAAACAGTTCCATATTCTCAAGGCGGTATTTTTATTAATACATTAACCGAATATGATCGCTCTTATGATCAAACTTCAAGAGATTGGTATAAAAGTGCTGTTTTAACTAATGATGTTTATATAAGCGAACCTTATATAGATTTTATAGTAAATGAACTTACTGTTACATTTAGTAAGGCTGCTTATACTAATAATTCTTTAGTTGGGGTATTTGCTATAGATTTTACAGATATTAATGGAATAGTTGAAAATGCAAAAAGCAATTTTGATGGTGAATGTAATATAGTATCAAAAGAAGGAATTTATATAACGCATGATGACAAGAACTATTTATTAAATAAAGACAATAATTTATTTACAGACCCATTATTTACTGATTTTAAAGACAATTTTTCTTCACACTTCAATGAGATAAAAATATACAAAAATCAATGGTACAGCATACAAACTCTCTCTAACGCTCCTTGGATAATTGTTTTTAAGGGAGATGCTAGAAGTATTAATATTCAATTTCATTTAATAATGCTTATTATACTATTAATTATGATAGCTTTAATTATTATTGAAGCTTTACTTATATCAAAAGTAATTAAGCCTTTAAATCATTCTATAGAAATAATAGACTTAATGAAAGAAGGCAATTTTAATAGTAACTTCAATAAAAAAGATTTAGCATTAAAAGATGAGTCAGGCCATTTAACTAATTCTTTAAATGATATGCAAGACAAAATTTCTCAAATAGTCTATGGCATAAAATCACATATGGACGGCATTAAAAACTCTACAGCTCAAATATCTGACGGTATTTATAATTTATCTGATAGAACTTCATCTCAGGCTGCTGCTATAGAGGAAATAACAAGTTCTATAGAAAGCCTTTTTAACTCAATATCTGAAACATCAAAACATAGCAATTTAGCAAAAGATATGGGTATAAAAGTAGCAGATTATTCAAAAAGCGGAGTTGAAGCAGTAAATAAAATATCTAATAATATGTATGATATATCATCTTCAAGCAAAGAGATTTCAAATATTACAAAACTTATACAAGACATTGCCTTACAAACAAATATTTTAGCATTAAATGCCGCAGTAGAAGCAGCCCGTGCTGGTGAACAAGGTAAGGGATTTGCTGTAGTTGCTTTAGAAATTAGAAACTTAGCTAATAATGTTAATGAGGCAGCAGGTAATATAACCAACATTATAGAAAAAACTTTATCTAAAATAGATGTAGGATATGAATCTGTTACACACTCTTTAGAGATACTTTCAAAAATAGAAAACTCAGCTAATGAAGTATCTAATATTCTTTTGGAAGTATATAATTCTGTATCTACAGAAGAGAACAGTGTAAAAGAAATTAATTTAGCTATGAATGAATTAAATACTATAACTCAAGAAAACTCACAGCTTGTTCATCAAAGTTCTATTTTGGGCAAAGAAGTAGCAGATGATACTTTAAATGTGCATAATAAGTTAGAGTATTTTAAATTAAAGCCTTAA